A section of the Elizabethkingia anophelis R26 genome encodes:
- a CDS encoding response regulator transcription factor: protein MENKEIVFLLADDHSIVRHGIEIVIHECVPNAIVHHTSALHQVEELIKTKGVEILVIDAHFPDGNSLHILPQLKDANPDLKVLIFSGLEENLHAIKFIHAGANGYLSKLSEEVEVEEAIRSIVQKGEYLSEISRNLLVQYANNPGSVNPLSNLTKRELQIAEMYAEGYGNLEIANQLDIKQNTVSTIKKNIFDKLKIENLVELIDLIKTHHKI from the coding sequence ATGGAGAATAAAGAGATTGTATTTCTTTTAGCAGATGATCATAGTATTGTAAGACACGGAATTGAAATTGTAATTCATGAATGTGTTCCAAATGCTATTGTACATCATACGTCTGCTTTGCATCAGGTAGAAGAACTTATAAAGACAAAAGGTGTGGAAATTCTGGTAATCGATGCTCATTTTCCGGACGGAAACAGTCTTCATATACTACCTCAACTAAAAGATGCAAATCCTGACCTTAAAGTTCTGATTTTTTCAGGTCTTGAAGAAAATCTGCACGCTATTAAATTTATACATGCAGGTGCTAATGGATATCTTAGTAAACTCAGTGAAGAAGTGGAAGTGGAAGAAGCTATCAGAAGTATCGTGCAAAAGGGCGAATATCTCTCCGAAATTTCCCGAAACCTACTGGTTCAGTATGCCAATAATCCTGGCTCAGTAAATCCTCTTAGCAATTTGACTAAGAGAGAGCTACAGATTGCAGAAATGTATGCAGAAGGATATGGCAATCTGGAGATTGCCAATCAACTTGATATAAAGCAGAATACCGTAAGCACAATCAAGAAAAATATCTTCGATAAACTGAAAATAGAAAATCTTGTTGAGCTTATCGATCTTATAAAAACACATCACAAAATATAG
- a CDS encoding helix-turn-helix transcriptional regulator yields the protein MKINIEKHLIVLWLVHIPFSCNSYLKAEPCQMTEGVLLPKNKVRNNNAVSLLAKEPEKTKDNNMLIYTGIFVASVLGLGTFVYKRVSISESKRKILEKETRMLKIRMYDKSFEEVIELAKKNDMVFFTKFTALYPDFVPALQKINPDLKRSELIFCAMLKLNFSSKEIASITGVLHTSVQKRKNKIRKRLHIPSQADLYFFFDQLG from the coding sequence ATGAAGATAAATATTGAAAAGCACCTGATCGTACTTTGGTTGGTACATATACCTTTTTCTTGTAATTCATATTTAAAAGCGGAACCTTGTCAAATGACAGAAGGAGTATTGTTGCCCAAAAATAAAGTCAGGAACAATAATGCGGTTAGTCTTTTAGCTAAGGAACCTGAGAAAACTAAAGATAATAATATGTTGATATACACAGGTATATTTGTAGCTTCCGTTTTGGGGTTGGGTACATTTGTATATAAACGTGTGAGTATATCGGAGTCTAAAAGAAAAATACTGGAGAAAGAAACAAGAATGCTGAAAATACGGATGTATGATAAAAGTTTTGAAGAGGTAATAGAACTTGCAAAAAAAAATGATATGGTATTTTTCACCAAATTTACAGCATTGTATCCCGATTTTGTACCCGCGTTGCAAAAAATTAATCCAGATCTGAAACGTTCGGAACTTATATTTTGCGCCATGTTGAAACTTAATTTCTCTTCAAAAGAAATAGCCAGCATTACCGGAGTGTTACATACCTCTGTGCAGAAAAGAAAGAATAAAATACGAAAGAGACTTCATATTCCCAGTCAAGCTGATCTCTATTTTTTCTTCGATCAATTGGGTTAA
- a CDS encoding threonine aldolase family protein produces the protein MIDLSRIDLRSDTLTLPTRGMNEAIANAVLGDDVYGEDPTVNELENKVAAMFGMEAALFCPTGTMTNQLGIKVHTQPGDEVICDKQAHIYLYEGGGIAVNSLCSVRPLEGKYGMITAEAVQGSINNREDIHQPITSLIALENTTNKGGGAYYDFKEIIKIKEVCVQNNIAFHLDGARLFNALTETEETPLDYGKIFDTISICLSKGLGCPVGSLLIGKKDKITKARRLRKLMGGGWRQAGGLAAAGIYALDNHINLLKDDHKRAKELEKLLSALPEIEYINPVATNIVMAKLPETIDSVTFVNKLKEQNIYCSSFGKDLVRFVTHLDFTDDQLNIFAERISNIKF, from the coding sequence ATGATTGATCTAAGTAGAATAGATTTAAGAAGTGATACCCTTACACTTCCTACAAGAGGGATGAATGAAGCAATCGCCAATGCAGTCTTAGGAGACGATGTATATGGTGAAGATCCTACGGTTAATGAACTGGAAAATAAAGTAGCTGCGATGTTCGGAATGGAAGCAGCTCTTTTCTGCCCGACAGGTACAATGACAAATCAATTGGGCATAAAAGTACATACGCAACCTGGAGACGAAGTAATCTGTGATAAACAAGCACATATCTACCTGTATGAAGGTGGAGGAATTGCTGTAAATTCTCTATGCTCTGTAAGACCTCTGGAAGGTAAATACGGAATGATTACTGCAGAAGCTGTACAAGGATCCATTAATAACAGGGAAGATATACACCAGCCTATAACAAGTCTCATAGCACTGGAAAACACAACCAACAAGGGAGGTGGTGCTTATTACGATTTCAAAGAAATTATAAAAATTAAAGAGGTTTGCGTACAAAACAATATTGCATTTCACCTGGATGGAGCGCGACTTTTTAATGCACTTACAGAGACAGAAGAAACACCTTTAGATTACGGAAAAATATTTGATACCATATCTATATGCCTCTCAAAAGGTTTAGGCTGTCCGGTAGGTTCACTACTTATTGGTAAAAAGGATAAAATAACTAAAGCCAGACGCCTGAGAAAATTAATGGGCGGTGGCTGGAGACAGGCCGGTGGACTGGCTGCAGCAGGAATTTATGCTCTGGATAATCACATAAACTTGTTAAAAGATGACCATAAGAGAGCAAAAGAACTGGAAAAACTCCTTTCTGCACTACCAGAGATTGAATATATTAATCCTGTAGCCACTAACATTGTAATGGCAAAGCTTCCGGAAACTATTGATTCTGTTACGTTTGTAAATAAGCTTAAAGAACAAAACATCTATTGTTCATCTTTTGGGAAAGATCTTGTCCGGTTTGTCACTCACCTGGATTTTACAGATGATCAGCTGAATATTTTTGCGGAAAGAATAAGCAACATAAAATTCTAA
- a CDS encoding mechanosensitive ion channel family protein, translating into MLKKSFILISIICTLLLQLFYAQEQGQQKKEDQQKVNLLLNETTDGDYLLAIEKVGEVLQSAYINAEFTADVYLVFGDISQTDKNMDIILRSIKAANLNVRNQQMYYTVLQQIKKKLDDQSKFINKQDSIQNKIQERITALGKDKTILAFAKDSMRQKQFAKELLSLGEHYKKTTGLLSENAKLLNEKKRIILDNKTAIFYALQTVEERLQKSEIDLIKKEYPLLWKTETSVAKSNLPTNFTEKIEVEKDVTLYYLSQIIGGLVIISILMLMLALYINANLRYLRKAGYLKNLEKLNFSFLNQGAFVPVLVLGLHIIILYNLSAPAVLTTLLHLTLLVSVCFLFRQNWQKNSMHNWLFLIVLFSVFSFISLFVPVSFLERSIFILINIGAIYYIIKQLKNSDNNLFKLSFFRWAGFFFVCFCAFSIIFNIFGRVSLSHTLSLTATAALTQVIALSVLLKIIIEIILLQIYRTRVQRGVTTIFDHKSLSDNLKTPFIMITGYMWFVVTASNLNVWNGIREAITSMLSHPISIGSFTFTMGSVILFFALIWMAHLLQKYVAYFFGEIEDEDEENINKRQHSRLLIIRLILLIGGYLLAVLASGIPLDKISIIIGALGVGVGLGLQGIVSNFVSGVILIFDRAIRIGDIIELNSQRGRVKSMDLRTTKINAPNGSEIIIPNGSLLSQNITNWTYTNNLKQVEISFSLIGNTTPEDINKIIHKAMAAVPLVEHSRSCQIYYNSLSKDNFGILVKFWCSIYRTEEVISDTKQSLFTHFETDGIEATI; encoded by the coding sequence ATGCTAAAAAAATCTTTTATATTAATCAGTATAATTTGCACCCTCCTATTACAATTATTTTATGCTCAGGAGCAGGGTCAGCAAAAAAAAGAAGATCAGCAGAAAGTAAATTTATTACTGAATGAAACAACAGATGGAGATTATTTGCTGGCTATTGAAAAAGTCGGTGAAGTTCTTCAATCGGCTTATATTAATGCTGAATTTACTGCTGATGTATATCTTGTATTTGGTGATATTAGTCAAACTGATAAAAATATGGATATAATCTTAAGAAGCATAAAAGCTGCTAATCTTAATGTGCGTAACCAGCAAATGTACTATACAGTATTACAACAAATTAAAAAAAAACTTGATGACCAGAGTAAATTTATTAATAAACAGGATAGTATACAGAACAAAATACAGGAACGTATTACCGCTCTCGGTAAGGATAAAACTATTTTGGCTTTTGCTAAAGATAGTATGCGACAAAAACAGTTTGCAAAAGAACTGCTTTCACTGGGAGAACATTATAAAAAAACTACCGGACTACTCAGTGAAAATGCAAAACTTCTGAATGAAAAAAAGAGAATAATACTTGATAATAAAACGGCTATTTTTTATGCATTACAAACTGTAGAAGAACGACTTCAAAAATCAGAAATTGATCTTATAAAAAAAGAATATCCATTACTCTGGAAAACAGAAACATCCGTAGCAAAGAGCAATCTTCCCACAAACTTCACAGAAAAAATAGAAGTAGAGAAAGATGTTACCCTCTATTACCTTAGCCAGATTATTGGCGGTTTGGTTATTATAAGTATTTTAATGCTGATGCTGGCACTATATATAAATGCTAACCTACGCTATCTTCGGAAAGCAGGATACCTGAAAAACCTCGAAAAACTTAACTTCAGTTTTCTTAATCAAGGAGCTTTTGTTCCTGTTCTCGTTTTAGGACTTCATATTATCATTCTGTACAATCTTTCAGCTCCCGCAGTACTTACAACATTATTACATCTTACTCTGTTAGTAAGCGTTTGTTTTCTTTTCCGCCAAAACTGGCAAAAAAACAGTATGCACAACTGGCTATTCCTCATTGTCCTATTTTCAGTCTTTAGCTTCATTAGCCTTTTTGTACCAGTCAGCTTTTTAGAGCGTAGTATTTTTATACTTATTAACATAGGAGCCATTTACTATATCATTAAACAACTAAAAAATTCTGATAATAATCTTTTCAAACTCAGCTTTTTCAGGTGGGCCGGCTTCTTTTTCGTTTGTTTTTGTGCTTTTTCCATTATATTCAATATTTTTGGAAGAGTATCCTTATCACACACCCTCAGCCTTACCGCTACTGCAGCACTTACACAAGTAATTGCCCTTAGTGTTTTACTAAAGATTATTATCGAGATTATCTTACTCCAAATTTACAGAACCCGTGTACAAAGAGGAGTTACAACAATTTTTGATCATAAAAGCCTGTCGGATAACCTCAAGACACCTTTTATTATGATCACCGGTTATATGTGGTTTGTTGTCACAGCTTCTAACCTTAATGTCTGGAACGGAATCCGCGAGGCAATTACCAGTATGCTAAGTCATCCCATCAGCATCGGAAGCTTTACCTTTACTATGGGAAGTGTAATCTTATTTTTTGCATTAATATGGATGGCACATCTGCTACAAAAATATGTAGCTTATTTCTTTGGAGAAATTGAGGATGAAGATGAAGAGAATATTAATAAAAGACAACATTCAAGATTATTAATTATAAGATTAATTTTACTGATCGGAGGTTATTTACTGGCTGTACTGGCTTCTGGTATACCACTCGATAAAATAAGCATTATTATTGGTGCTCTGGGAGTCGGGGTAGGATTAGGTCTGCAGGGAATTGTTAGTAATTTTGTATCTGGGGTTATTCTTATATTCGACAGAGCAATTCGTATAGGAGATATTATCGAACTAAATTCACAACGTGGGCGGGTAAAGTCAATGGATTTGCGTACTACTAAGATAAATGCGCCGAATGGATCAGAAATTATAATTCCGAACGGAAGCCTTCTTTCCCAAAATATTACAAACTGGACTTATACCAACAATCTGAAGCAGGTAGAAATCAGTTTTAGCCTGATAGGTAATACCACCCCGGAAGATATCAACAAGATTATCCACAAAGCAATGGCTGCTGTGCCACTTGTTGAACATTCCAGATCTTGTCAGATATATTACAATAGCCTTTCTAAAGATAATTTTGGTATACTCGTAAAATTCTGGTGCAGTATTTATCGCACCGAAGAAGTAATTAGTGATACTAAGCAAAGCCTCTTTACACATTTCGAAACCGATGGTATCGAAGCCACAATCTAA